In a genomic window of Diabrotica undecimpunctata isolate CICGRU chromosome 2, icDiaUnde3, whole genome shotgun sequence:
- the LOC140434176 gene encoding exoglucanase B-like — translation MLSTCRSHFSDKKKYIKTIQKKFTSLSCVYSRDRMKLTIAILLAAVAHTAFAGVYTDRFNIQYQKMKNPGSGYFSRDGVPYHSVETLIVEAPDHGHETTSEAFSYYVWLEALHGKISGDFSGFNQAWDTLEKYIIPPTGSQPTNSFYNPGHPATFIPEEDQPSQYPSQIDTSVSVGQDPLHQELVAAYGTSDIYAMHWLLDVDNVYGFGNTAGNCQQGPNAQGPSYINTFQRGSMESVWRTIPQPTCDNFQSGGQNGFLDLFTKDNSYAKQWKFTNAPDADARAIQAAFWAGQWAQEHGQLGTIQGTLAKAAKMGDYIRYSLFDKYFKQIGNCVSPQGCPAGSGKNSAHYLLGWYFAWGGSLDTNGGWAWRIGDGTAHFGYQNPLAAYALANDPNLRPRGATAVSDWQTSLQRQLELYQWLQTPEGAFAGGVTNSINGRYDAPSGELTQNTFHGMFYDWEPVYHDPPSNRWYGMQPWSVDRLAQYYYVTGDNQAKALLDKWVAWVLKEIKVIPGTSYQVPEQLEWSGVPPNVHVSVKAYSGDVGTGAATARTLSYYAAKANHAQAKEVAKEILDIMWWKHQTDKGVAVEEVADTYHQFNEPVYVPPGWTGRYPNGDVIQSGATFLSIRSFYKRDPNWSKVEAHLNGGPAPSFTFHRFWAQADIALAQGCYGILFNE, via the exons AATGAAGTTGACAATAGCCATATTGTTGGCGGCTGTGGCCCACACCGCCTTCGCCGGTGTATACACCGATCGTTTTAACATACAGTACCAAAAAATGAAGAACCCAGGCAGTGGATACTTCTCCAGAGACGGTGTTCCATACCACTCAGTTGAAACCCTTATTGTAGAAGCTCCAGATCACGGACACGAAACTACATCCGAAGCCTTCAGTTACTACGTATG gTTGGAAGCTTTACATGGTAAAATTAGTGGTGACTTCTCTGGATTTAACCAAGCTTGGGATACATTGGAAAAATACATTATTCCACCAACTGGTAGTCAACCTACGAACAGTTTCTATAATCCTGGCCATCCAGCTACTTTTATTCCTGAGGAAGATCAGCCTAGCCAATACCCATCTCAAATCGATACTAGTGTATCAGTAGGTCAAGATCCTCTTCACCAAGAGCTTGTCGCTGCCTATGGTACCAGTGATATCTACGCTATGCACTGGCTTCTTGATGTTGATAACGTATATGGTTTCGGTAACACTGCTGGAAACTGCCAACAAGGACCAAATGCTCAAGGACCATCATACATTAACACCTTCCAAAGAGGATCTATGGAATCCGTATGGAGAACTATTCCTCAACCAACTTGCGATAACTTCCAATCTGGTGGTCAAAATGGTTTCTTGGACTTGTTCACAAAAGATAACAGTTATGCCAAACAATGGAAATTTACCAATGCTCCTGATGCTGATGCTCGTGCAATTCAAGCTGCTTTCTGGGCAGGTCAATGGGCACAAGAACATGGACAACTTGGAACCATCCAAGGTACTCTTGCTAAAGCAGCTAAAATGGGTGATTACATTCGTTATTCTTTATTCGACAAATACTTTAAACAAATTGGAAACTGCGTGTCTCCACAAGGTTGTCCAGCTGGTTCCGGTAAAAACAGCGCTCACTACTTGTTGGGATGGTACTTTGCATGGGGAGGTTCCCTCGATACTAATGGCGGTTGGGCATGGCGTATTGGAGATGGTACAGCTCACTTTGGTTACCAAAATCCATTGGCTGCTTATGCTTTGGCTAACGATCCTAACCTTAGACCCAGAGGAGCTACCGCAGTATCTGACTGGCAAACTTCTCTTCAAAGACAATTAGAATTATACCAATGGTTACAAACACCCGAAGGTGCATTCGCTGGTGGAGTTACCAACAGTATCAATGGTCGCTATGATGCTCCATCTGGAGAGCTTACACAAAATACTTTCCATGGTATGTTCTACGACTGGGAACCAGTTTACCATGACCCTCCATCCAACAGATGGTACGGCATGCAACCCTGGTCTGTTGACCGTTTGGCTCAATACTACTATGTTACTGGAGACAATCAAGCTAAAGCTCTTTTGGATAAATGGGTTGCTTGGGTCCTTAAAGAAATTAAGGTTATTCCAGGTACAAGTTACCAAGTTCCTGAACAACTTGAATGGAGTGGGGTTCCACCCAACGTACACGTGTCTGTAAAAGCATATTCCGGTGACGTAGGTACTGGAGCAGCTACCGCTAGAACTTTGTCCTACTACGCTGCTAAAGCTAACCATGCTCAAGCTAAAGAAGTTGCTAAGGAAATTTTGGACATCATGTGGTGGAAGCACCAAACCGATAAGGGTGTAGCAGTTGAGGAAGTTGCAGACACTTATCATCAATTCAACGAGCCCGTTTATGTACCCCCTGGTTGGACCGGTAGATACCCCAACGGAGATGTAATCCAAAGTGGAGCTACTTTCCTTAGCATTAGATCTTTCTACAAGAGAGACCCCAACTGGTCAAAGGTAGAGGCTCATTTGAATGGTGGACCAGCTCCATCCTTCACTTTCCATCGTTTCTGGGCTCAAGCTGATATTGCTCTTGCTCAAGGTTGTTACGGTATTTTATTCAATGAATAA